The sequence AATCGGGCGAGTCGGCTTCGCCGCTATGGTATGGCTGCTGTTGCGCGGCGACCTGCCCACTGCCGAGCAAAGCCGCTTGCTGGAGGCGGCCCTGGTCGCGGCGGTCGATCATGGGCCGCAGGCGCCCTCGATTGCAATCGCGCGGATGGCGGCGACCTGCGGGGTGGGCATCAACAACGCCATAGCGTCAGCCACCAATGCCCTGGGCGACGTGCACGGCGGCGCTGGCCAGCAGTGCATGGAGCTATATTTGGAAATCGAACGGGCGGCCGCCAACCAAAGCATCCAGGCTGCTGCCGCCGAAATCCTGGCCACACGCCTGGCTGATCCGCGCCGAATGCTGCCTGGCTTCGGTCACCGCTTCCATCCGATCGATCCTCGCGCACCCCGCCTGATGGCAATGGTGGAGCAGGCGCGCATTGCGGGGGCGGTCTCGGGTAGCTTTGCTACGATCGGCCGGGCGGTGGAAGAAGACCTTGCCCAGCGCAAGGGACGGCGCTTGCCGATGAATATCGACGGCGCCACCGCGGTGGTGTTCTGTGAGCTGGGGTTCGCGCCCGAACTGGGACGCGCGCTGTTCGTGCTCGCACGCAGCGTCGGAATCATGGCGCACGCCTGGGAGCAGATTCAGCAAGGCGGACGAATCAAGGGGCCAATGCCGCCCTCGGTAGCCGTGCGCTACGATGGGCCCCCTCCCCGCGCGCTGCCGGCCGGCCAACGATGAGCACCGCGCGCGCGCCGCTGACTGGGCTGCGGGTGCTGGACTTTGGCCATACCGTGATGGGTCCCTCGGCGACCCTTGTACTGGCTGACCTGGGCGCCGATGTAATCAAGATCGAGCCCGCGCCTGGCGGCGACCCGACCCGCCAACTCAAAGGCTTCGGTGTCGGTTATTTTGGCTACTTCAATCGCAACAAGCGCAGCTTGGCAGTCGATTTGAAAACCGCCGCCGGCCTTCAGATCGCGCGCCGTTTGGTGGCAGGCAGCGACGTGCTGGTGGAAAATTTCGCCCCCGGCACAATGGAACGGCTGCAGCTCTCCTACCCGGCTCTGTCACAACTCAACCCCGGGCTCATCTATGCCAGTCTTAAGGGCTTCTTGCCCGGCCCCTACCAGGAGCGTTTGGCTCTGGACGAGGTGGTCCAGATGATGTCGGGATTGGCCTATATGACGGGCCCCAGCGGCCATCCTCTGCGCGCTGGCAGCTCGGTGGTCGATATTACCGGGGGCCTGTTTGCCGTAATCGCCATTATGGCGGCTTTACGCGAGCGGGAGCGCGACGGACGCGGCCGCCATCTCACCAGTGCTCTGTT is a genomic window of Candidatus Binataceae bacterium containing:
- a CDS encoding citryl-CoA lyase; this translates as MTSDEIENWWRTAITQIEPGVIRLRGYAIENLIGRVGFAAMVWLLLRGDLPTAEQSRLLEAALVAAVDHGPQAPSIAIARMAATCGVGINNAIASATNALGDVHGGAGQQCMELYLEIERAAANQSIQAAAAEILATRLADPRRMLPGFGHRFHPIDPRAPRLMAMVEQARIAGAVSGSFATIGRAVEEDLAQRKGRRLPMNIDGATAVVFCELGFAPELGRALFVLARSVGIMAHAWEQIQQGGRIKGPMPPSVAVRYDGPPPRALPAGQR